The following coding sequences lie in one Myxococcus xanthus genomic window:
- a CDS encoding M28 family metallopeptidase, whose translation MATKVSDSPRPLPSLSPRAAVAKDARAPESPAKPASAPPGWNADRFESSARAPRPLVCTVPTPPPTAPVEPAPAPEPEVDSVAVDSDPMTHIAYLSSDELQGRDSPSAGLDAASLYVQQHVQKYGLVGPNTNNPDNAFEQRFDVYSFAGRPGVRGESGERVHTPNTYGHALFEGGFYLDDNMPKETLALLNQKYEKSMNARGLPLAPPREGAQRSVEELRQLASASGQAVNTMALLPGSGPNKDEVIVVMAHLDHDGVDRRGNVLNGADDNASGSAVLMAAVPELAEAAKRGELDRSVLFLWTGAEEKGLVGSQYFVDHPIPGLGMEEIAGVINVDMVGRWDDQRLSVVDTNSRGQPNYFREVLDQANAKLEDPFDRINRDINVFRDRQDGASFGRKGEDVLFMFEGLSNPNGGGDLIPEYHRADDDIDLIVRDNGGEKPRRIKDLMVNVIGLAANRTTEP comes from the coding sequence ATGGCCACGAAAGTCAGCGACAGCCCGCGTCCTCTCCCCTCACTTTCGCCGCGCGCCGCCGTGGCGAAGGACGCCCGGGCCCCCGAGTCCCCGGCGAAGCCCGCCAGCGCGCCTCCCGGCTGGAACGCGGACCGCTTCGAGTCGTCAGCCCGCGCGCCCCGGCCGCTCGTGTGCACCGTGCCCACGCCGCCGCCCACCGCGCCGGTGGAGCCGGCACCCGCGCCGGAGCCGGAGGTGGACAGCGTCGCGGTGGACTCGGACCCGATGACGCACATCGCGTACCTGTCCTCGGACGAGCTCCAGGGCCGCGACAGCCCGTCGGCCGGTCTGGATGCCGCGTCGCTGTACGTGCAGCAGCACGTGCAGAAGTACGGCCTCGTCGGCCCCAACACGAACAACCCGGACAACGCCTTCGAGCAGCGCTTCGACGTGTATTCGTTCGCGGGCCGGCCCGGAGTGCGCGGCGAGTCGGGCGAGCGTGTCCACACGCCGAACACCTACGGACACGCGCTGTTCGAGGGCGGCTTCTACCTCGACGACAACATGCCCAAGGAGACGCTCGCGCTGCTCAACCAGAAGTACGAGAAGTCGATGAACGCGCGCGGCCTGCCCCTGGCGCCGCCGCGCGAGGGGGCGCAGCGAAGTGTGGAGGAGCTGCGCCAGCTGGCCTCCGCGTCCGGACAGGCGGTGAACACCATGGCGCTGCTGCCGGGCTCGGGGCCGAACAAGGACGAGGTCATCGTGGTGATGGCCCACCTGGACCACGACGGCGTGGACCGGCGCGGCAACGTCCTCAACGGCGCGGACGACAACGCCTCCGGCAGCGCGGTGCTGATGGCGGCGGTGCCGGAGCTGGCGGAAGCAGCAAAACGCGGCGAGCTGGACCGCTCCGTGCTCTTCCTGTGGACGGGCGCCGAGGAGAAGGGCCTGGTGGGCTCGCAGTACTTCGTGGACCACCCGATTCCGGGGCTCGGCATGGAGGAGATTGCCGGCGTCATCAACGTGGACATGGTGGGCCGCTGGGATGACCAGCGCCTGTCGGTGGTGGACACCAACTCGCGCGGACAGCCCAACTACTTCCGGGAAGTGCTGGACCAGGCGAACGCGAAGCTCGAGGACCCGTTCGACCGCATCAACCGGGACATCAACGTGTTCCGTGACCGGCAGGACGGTGCGTCCTTCGGGCGCAAGGGCGAGGACGTCCTCTTCATGTTCGAGGGCCTGTCCAACCCCAACGGCGGCGGCGACCTCATCCCCGAGTACCACCGGGCCGACGACGACATCGACCTCATCGTCCGCGACAACGGCGGCGAGAAGCCGCGCCGCATCAAGGATTTGATGGTCAACGTCATCGGGCTCGCCGCCAATCGGACGACAGAGCCCTGA
- a CDS encoding carboxypeptidase regulatory-like domain-containing protein, giving the protein MRLARTSWLWAILLALSACTPDSPAPTSDAGTQPHDSGTQLGRVTGQALLEGESHHEGTTVILSGVSDSVTTDAQGRFTFDNVPAGTHTVAAHRSNYEQAGDTLEVQPGQTTSVDLSLSRRQEALVLEAPALTVQRGHLKLTGSGFGEARGTSRVSIGGVDAEEYLSWSDTEVVVRVPGSLVPGEQEVVVTPGVDWKPAATASLRVLRQRTLAHAANWGIGVLPDNTVTVWGSADSLNDVTPTPAGLSDVVSVGAGMAFAVALQADGTVVKWGGPDPVPVPAGLSDVVDISASGVLVLALKRDGTVVAIGAEIDQQTHVPEGLQDVVAVSAGAYHGMALKADGTLTVWGQDVFDLLVVPAGLDDAVAIANTSSSALALRSDGTAAVWGFGAAYYDLALTPDLSDVVDVAGGEHHYMALRSNGTVVAWGNSAYGQTTLPAGLTDVAAVAGQAFNKSLALRRNGTIAAWGDTTSAWSLPPPGLVLRVPAR; this is encoded by the coding sequence ATGCGTCTCGCAAGAACGTCATGGCTCTGGGCCATCCTCCTGGCCCTTTCCGCCTGCACCCCTGACAGTCCCGCCCCCACGTCCGACGCCGGCACACAGCCACATGACTCCGGGACACAGCTCGGCCGCGTGACGGGGCAGGCCCTCCTCGAAGGGGAGAGCCACCATGAGGGCACCACTGTCATCCTCTCCGGCGTGAGCGACAGCGTGACCACGGACGCTCAAGGCCGCTTCACGTTCGACAACGTCCCCGCGGGAACGCACACCGTGGCGGCCCATCGGAGCAACTACGAGCAGGCCGGGGACACGCTGGAGGTCCAACCGGGTCAGACGACGTCGGTCGACCTGTCACTGAGCCGCCGCCAGGAAGCCCTGGTGCTCGAGGCACCCGCCCTCACCGTGCAACGGGGCCACCTGAAGCTCACCGGCTCTGGCTTCGGCGAGGCGCGTGGCACCTCCCGCGTCTCCATCGGCGGCGTGGACGCCGAGGAATACCTGTCCTGGTCGGACACGGAGGTGGTGGTGCGCGTGCCGGGGAGCCTCGTGCCCGGCGAGCAGGAGGTCGTCGTCACGCCTGGCGTGGATTGGAAGCCCGCCGCCACCGCGTCGCTGCGGGTGCTCCGGCAGCGGACCCTCGCGCATGCGGCCAACTGGGGCATTGGCGTCCTGCCGGACAACACCGTCACCGTCTGGGGCTCGGCCGACTCCCTGAATGATGTCACTCCGACTCCCGCGGGGCTTTCCGATGTCGTGAGTGTGGGCGCGGGGATGGCCTTCGCCGTGGCCCTGCAGGCAGATGGAACCGTCGTCAAATGGGGAGGCCCCGACCCCGTCCCGGTGCCCGCGGGCCTGTCGGACGTGGTGGACATCAGCGCGAGCGGAGTCCTGGTCCTCGCGCTCAAGCGGGATGGGACGGTCGTGGCCATCGGTGCGGAAATCGACCAGCAGACGCATGTCCCTGAAGGGCTTCAGGACGTGGTCGCGGTGTCCGCGGGGGCGTACCACGGCATGGCGCTCAAGGCGGACGGCACCCTCACCGTCTGGGGGCAGGACGTGTTCGACCTCCTCGTCGTCCCGGCGGGCCTGGACGACGCAGTGGCCATCGCCAACACGAGCAGCAGCGCACTGGCGCTGCGGTCGGACGGGACCGCGGCCGTCTGGGGATTTGGCGCGGCGTACTACGACCTCGCGCTCACCCCGGACCTCAGCGACGTCGTGGATGTCGCGGGAGGCGAACACCACTACATGGCGCTCCGGTCCAACGGCACCGTCGTCGCCTGGGGGAACAGCGCCTATGGCCAGACGACGCTCCCCGCGGGATTGACGGATGTCGCCGCCGTCGCGGGCCAGGCCTTCAACAAGAGCCTGGCGCTCCGGCGCAACGGCACCATCGCGGCCTGGGGAGACACCACCTCTGCCTGGAGCCTGCCTCCGCCGGGCCTGGTCCTCCGCGTCCCTGCCCGGTAG
- a CDS encoding carboxypeptidase-like regulatory domain-containing protein: MIDEVDQRLKAWVGRIAGDVPVFLGVPDRESLERGVCLYLLELGPAPSVRSGGGGRVPLQISVCYLITAGAESPERAHRLLGELVFAAMEEADFEVELTPVPTTVWAGLRTAPRPCFRLRVPVRRERAMPVIHRVLFPATPQATPTPAEALLGCVVGPGDVPIPGALVELPTLKLTTRTDAKGCFRFPSVPPVATLGRLEVRAKGELLELDPEVLAAEPQPLLIRLPLKEE, from the coding sequence ATGATCGACGAAGTCGATCAACGTTTGAAGGCGTGGGTGGGCCGCATTGCCGGTGATGTCCCGGTGTTCCTGGGCGTGCCGGACCGCGAATCGCTCGAGCGAGGCGTCTGTCTGTACCTGCTGGAGCTGGGGCCCGCGCCTTCGGTCCGGAGCGGGGGCGGGGGGCGCGTGCCGCTGCAGATTTCGGTCTGCTACCTCATCACCGCGGGGGCGGAGTCCCCGGAGCGGGCGCACCGGCTGCTGGGTGAGCTCGTCTTCGCGGCCATGGAGGAGGCGGACTTCGAGGTGGAGCTCACGCCGGTGCCCACCACGGTGTGGGCCGGGTTGAGGACCGCGCCGCGTCCCTGCTTCCGCCTGCGCGTCCCGGTGCGGCGGGAGCGCGCGATGCCCGTCATCCACCGGGTGCTCTTTCCCGCCACGCCCCAGGCCACGCCGACGCCCGCGGAGGCGCTGCTGGGCTGTGTCGTCGGCCCGGGGGACGTGCCGATTCCGGGCGCGCTCGTCGAGCTGCCCACGCTGAAGCTCACCACGCGCACGGATGCCAAGGGCTGCTTCCGTTTTCCCAGCGTGCCCCCCGTGGCCACGCTGGGACGGCTGGAAGTGCGCGCCAAGGGGGAGCTGCTCGAGCTGGACCCGGAGGTGCTTGCCGCCGAGCCCCAGCCGCTGCTCATCCGCCTGCCGTTGAAGGAGGAGTGA
- a CDS encoding STAS/SEC14 domain-containing protein — translation MLAIQRRDAAMTAPVQLDAPDIQDVVRSRTLGLAYVGTVLVVAHNAQPPAPDDWARYCELIARHQGTATGQLVLAEGPGPNATQRQQALNQVPKDYVIPPTAVFTESPLVRGVVTLFNWFTPRAMRAFVPGDVPGAARHLGLSEEQVQRLVDIGKTVRPALQ, via the coding sequence ATGCTCGCAATCCAACGGAGAGACGCGGCGATGACAGCTCCCGTCCAGCTCGACGCGCCCGACATCCAGGACGTGGTGCGGAGCCGGACGTTGGGGCTGGCATATGTCGGCACGGTGCTGGTGGTGGCGCACAACGCGCAGCCACCGGCCCCCGACGACTGGGCGCGCTACTGCGAGCTCATCGCGCGTCACCAGGGCACGGCCACCGGGCAGCTCGTCCTGGCCGAAGGGCCCGGGCCCAATGCCACCCAGCGACAACAGGCGCTCAACCAGGTGCCCAAGGACTACGTCATTCCGCCCACGGCGGTGTTCACCGAGTCCCCACTGGTCCGCGGCGTCGTGACGCTCTTCAACTGGTTCACTCCGCGGGCCATGCGCGCCTTCGTTCCGGGGGACGTCCCGGGCGCCGCGCGGCACCTGGGCTTGAGCGAAGAACAGGTGCAGCGGCTGGTGGACATCGGCAAGACGGTGCGGCCGGCACTGCAGTGA
- a CDS encoding TetR/AcrR family transcriptional regulator: MASRDGTRADDAQETGKPPARPGGRREAHRREREQALEDAALKLFLARGLDGVTIDDITQAAGVAKGTFYRYFDDKAALVDGLLEPVRRELLAGLETCGHSLAEARNVEAMFDAYRAVAAVIASALLQYPGVVRLYLQESRGPAVGARTKVAELARLVARHAVDITQKAHTSGLLRPIRPAVSGLAVVGAVERLLLAVLSEEDIGNPLELPDALTTLVLDGLRLPPEVRPRRRKLDGGPKRP, from the coding sequence ATGGCGAGCCGGGATGGCACGCGGGCGGATGACGCCCAGGAGACGGGCAAGCCGCCCGCACGGCCCGGAGGCCGCCGCGAGGCCCACCGCCGAGAGCGCGAGCAGGCCCTGGAGGACGCCGCGCTGAAGCTGTTCCTGGCGCGGGGCCTGGATGGCGTCACCATCGACGACATCACCCAGGCGGCCGGAGTGGCCAAGGGGACGTTCTACCGGTACTTCGACGACAAGGCGGCGCTGGTGGACGGCCTGCTGGAGCCGGTGCGCCGCGAGCTGCTGGCCGGGCTGGAGACGTGCGGCCACTCCCTGGCGGAGGCGCGCAACGTGGAGGCCATGTTCGACGCGTACCGCGCGGTGGCGGCGGTGATTGCCAGTGCCCTCCTCCAGTACCCGGGCGTGGTGCGGCTGTACCTCCAGGAGTCCCGGGGGCCCGCCGTGGGGGCGCGGACGAAGGTGGCGGAGCTGGCGCGGCTGGTGGCGCGTCACGCGGTGGACATCACGCAGAAGGCGCACACCAGCGGGCTGCTGCGCCCCATCCGTCCGGCGGTGAGCGGACTGGCGGTGGTGGGCGCCGTGGAGCGGCTGCTGCTGGCGGTGCTGAGCGAGGAGGACATCGGCAACCCGCTGGAGCTGCCGGACGCGCTGACCACGCTGGTGCTGGACGGGCTGCGCCTGCCCCCAGAGGTCCGTCCCCGTCGCCGGAAGTTGGACGGAGGCCCCA